From the Streptomyces nigrescens genome, one window contains:
- a CDS encoding FG-GAP repeat domain-containing protein, with protein MIMNGHCRSFNGDGKKDLLVRHDTNGELLVFPHSGKFDGTDTFLEPVKIGEDFHWEKHLIIRTIDIRGNGLASVLAGSEESVNTEHPHGVYLYENKGGLNGLNTLSEPIRMSGRRDDGRIWESIGVADVSGDGKDDTFGRESDLGHVDWFRNTGNVVENDTFDKTPQRLTVTEPTDFPFGMADVTGTGRLDLLILRDNGDLCVYEFPPGPDGFLGDGADRGTWYTVGNLGADWNPLEDALAVTDIDLDGNPDLLVRQRDGVLVALAHTGTFDRKNPMNTFHPPVAVLKDCAEYHTLT; from the coding sequence ATGATCATGAACGGCCATTGCAGGTCCTTCAACGGCGACGGAAAGAAGGACCTGCTCGTCCGCCACGACACCAACGGTGAACTGCTGGTCTTCCCGCACAGCGGAAAGTTCGACGGCACCGACACCTTTCTCGAACCGGTCAAGATCGGTGAGGACTTCCACTGGGAGAAGCACCTCATCATCCGGACCATCGACATCCGCGGCAACGGGCTGGCCAGTGTGCTCGCCGGCAGCGAGGAATCCGTCAACACCGAGCATCCGCACGGCGTTTACCTCTATGAGAACAAGGGCGGCCTCAACGGCCTGAACACCCTGAGCGAGCCGATCCGGATGTCGGGCCGCCGCGACGACGGCCGTATCTGGGAGAGCATCGGCGTCGCCGACGTCAGCGGGGACGGCAAGGACGACACCTTCGGCCGGGAGAGCGACCTCGGTCATGTGGACTGGTTCCGCAACACCGGCAACGTGGTGGAGAACGACACCTTCGACAAGACCCCGCAGCGGCTCACCGTCACCGAGCCCACCGACTTCCCCTTCGGCATGGCGGACGTGACCGGCACCGGCCGGCTCGACCTGCTGATCCTGCGCGACAACGGCGATCTGTGCGTCTACGAATTCCCGCCCGGACCGGACGGTTTCCTCGGCGACGGAGCGGACCGTGGCACCTGGTACACCGTCGGCAACCTCGGCGCGGACTGGAACCCACTGGAGGACGCGCTCGCGGTGACCGACATCGACCTGGACGGCAACCCCGACCTGCTCGTCCGGCAGCGCGACGGTGTGCTGGTGGCGCTCGCGCACACCGGCACCTTCGACCGGAAGAACCCGATGAACACCTTCCACCCGCCGGTCGCCGTCCTCAAGGACTGCGCGGAGTACCACACGCTCACCTGA
- a CDS encoding non-ribosomal peptide synthetase, with amino-acid sequence MQPMSTPLSRASQKEEALWLLDKLVPDSGVNNIPAAIQVAGRLRTTALREAAVRLLRKHEVLRTVFHDEGAGLRKAILAPEDAPVDIEVSRSTADGLADDLTALAARPFKFNGRPMLRICQVEAPEGDVLCVVAHHLVFDVASAQIVMGELTRLYDAVLAGEDLSGEAVVPVAAVAADEPRPESFRFWRDHLSGFDAGSLDLWMDRQGSAETTLKGATVAHDLSDEARDVVRRLRRELRASEPVILLAAYYLLLAQHGAGPDIVIGSPADIRGQQAAGAIGYYVNILALRVRTDPAQSFRALVRQARDVFLEAVSHVDVHVDLLLPEIPRVNSAWSTTLFRHMFNYLPGGLSAETTIGGLPARALMVRNGYSRMNLEFDILSEKDRITVEALYGLESHRRDDVALLLQRYDALLVAVGAEPDRPVGELSSWSERDRTVIAAANRTATDTPAPSVLRTVAERVAAAPDAVALADGDRKTTYAELWQAASDTRELLCASGVTAGDVVAVAARRGPELAAAALGVWLAGCAYLPVDPDHPADRISYQLADSGARAVLAGDTVTLPEGTPRLDMAGLRAVRGGTAELPADPDPASCAYLIYTSGSTGRPKGTRVSHGNLANLVRHFLDELKPGPGQVTLWMTTFAFDISALELFLPLASGGTLAVAPDEARVKGTLLRELLVRHDVGIVQATPTTWRTVIEQVGDQLAGRRVLCGGEALPADLAERLLETAAEVRNVYGPTETTIWSTAGKLDAADGAVHAGTPLRNTTAFVLDPAGRELPLGVHGELCIAGAGVAIGYHNRPELTAERFGEHPEYGRFYRTGDLARWRDNGTLEVLGRVDRQIKLRGNRLELAEIEAVLREHPEVTGAAVVTVGDLSADAVLVAFVVAHPTEGIVERLWEHARAKLPSSAVPHDFVLTDELPTNANEKVDYPHLTRLATARRAAAGHGAAAEHHEDPLVDALLSMFRELLGREDVTADANFFVLGGHSLLAALLVQRIQESFGAEMRLAEFFALPTPLGLAAFLRSRGVEPGTG; translated from the coding sequence ATGCAGCCCATGAGCACGCCCCTCTCCCGGGCCAGTCAGAAAGAGGAGGCGTTGTGGCTGCTCGACAAGCTGGTCCCGGACAGCGGGGTGAACAACATCCCGGCCGCCATCCAGGTGGCGGGCCGGCTGCGGACCACGGCACTGCGCGAGGCCGCCGTCCGGCTCCTGCGCAAGCACGAGGTGCTGCGCACCGTCTTCCATGACGAGGGCGCCGGACTGCGCAAGGCGATCCTGGCCCCGGAGGACGCCCCGGTCGACATCGAGGTGAGCCGGTCGACCGCGGACGGGCTGGCGGACGATCTCACCGCGCTCGCCGCCCGTCCGTTCAAGTTCAACGGCCGGCCCATGCTGCGGATCTGCCAGGTCGAGGCGCCCGAGGGCGATGTGCTCTGCGTCGTGGCCCACCACCTGGTGTTCGATGTGGCGTCCGCGCAGATCGTGATGGGTGAGCTCACCCGGCTCTACGACGCGGTCCTCGCCGGGGAGGACCTCTCCGGCGAGGCGGTCGTGCCGGTCGCGGCGGTCGCCGCCGACGAACCGCGCCCGGAGAGCTTCCGGTTCTGGCGCGATCATCTGAGCGGATTCGACGCCGGCTCGCTGGATCTGTGGATGGACCGGCAGGGGAGTGCGGAGACGACCCTGAAAGGGGCCACGGTCGCACACGACCTCTCCGACGAGGCACGGGATGTCGTCCGCCGGCTGCGCAGGGAACTGCGGGCCTCCGAACCCGTCATCCTGCTCGCCGCCTACTACCTGCTGCTCGCGCAGCACGGCGCCGGGCCGGACATCGTGATCGGCTCGCCCGCGGACATCCGCGGGCAGCAGGCCGCCGGCGCCATCGGCTACTACGTGAACATCCTGGCGCTGCGCGTCCGGACCGATCCGGCCCAGAGTTTCCGCGCGCTGGTGCGACAGGCCCGGGACGTGTTCCTGGAGGCGGTCTCCCATGTGGACGTCCATGTGGACCTGCTGCTGCCAGAGATCCCGCGGGTCAACTCCGCCTGGAGCACCACGCTGTTCCGGCATATGTTCAACTACCTGCCCGGCGGGCTGTCCGCGGAGACGACCATCGGCGGTCTCCCGGCGCGGGCGCTGATGGTCCGCAACGGCTACAGCCGGATGAACCTCGAATTCGACATCCTGTCGGAGAAGGACCGCATCACCGTCGAGGCGCTGTACGGGCTGGAATCCCACCGCCGGGACGATGTCGCACTCCTCCTCCAGCGCTATGACGCGCTGCTGGTCGCGGTCGGCGCCGAACCGGACCGGCCCGTCGGCGAACTGTCCTCGTGGTCGGAACGGGACCGTACGGTCATCGCCGCGGCCAACCGCACCGCCACCGACACCCCGGCCCCGTCCGTGCTGCGCACCGTCGCCGAACGGGTGGCCGCCGCACCGGACGCGGTCGCCCTCGCGGACGGCGACCGGAAGACGACCTACGCCGAGCTGTGGCAGGCGGCCTCGGACACCCGGGAGCTGCTGTGTGCCTCCGGGGTGACCGCGGGCGATGTGGTCGCCGTGGCGGCCCGCCGCGGACCCGAACTCGCCGCCGCGGCCCTGGGCGTCTGGCTGGCCGGATGCGCCTACCTCCCGGTCGATCCCGACCACCCCGCGGACCGGATCTCCTACCAGCTCGCGGACTCCGGTGCCCGTGCCGTACTGGCCGGCGACACAGTGACCCTGCCCGAGGGCACCCCACGACTGGACATGGCCGGTCTCCGCGCCGTGCGGGGCGGGACCGCCGAACTCCCGGCGGACCCCGACCCGGCCTCCTGCGCGTATCTGATCTACACCTCCGGTTCCACCGGCCGGCCCAAGGGCACCAGGGTCTCCCACGGCAACCTGGCCAATCTCGTCCGGCACTTCCTCGACGAGCTGAAGCCGGGCCCCGGCCAGGTCACGCTGTGGATGACCACCTTCGCCTTCGACATCTCCGCACTGGAGCTGTTCCTCCCGCTGGCCTCCGGAGGGACGCTGGCCGTCGCCCCCGACGAGGCCCGGGTGAAAGGCACCCTGCTGAGGGAACTGCTGGTCCGGCACGACGTCGGGATCGTGCAGGCCACCCCCACCACCTGGCGGACGGTGATCGAGCAGGTGGGCGACCAGCTGGCCGGCCGGCGGGTGCTGTGCGGCGGTGAGGCGCTCCCCGCCGACCTGGCGGAACGACTGCTGGAGACCGCCGCCGAGGTCCGCAACGTCTACGGCCCCACCGAGACCACCATCTGGTCCACCGCGGGCAAGCTCGACGCCGCTGACGGGGCGGTGCACGCCGGCACCCCGCTGCGGAACACCACCGCCTTCGTACTGGACCCGGCCGGCCGGGAACTCCCGCTCGGTGTGCACGGCGAGCTGTGCATCGCGGGCGCGGGCGTCGCGATCGGCTACCACAACCGCCCGGAACTGACCGCCGAACGGTTCGGTGAGCACCCCGAGTACGGGCGCTTCTACCGCACCGGAGACCTGGCCCGCTGGCGGGACAACGGAACACTGGAGGTGCTCGGCCGCGTGGACCGACAGATCAAACTGCGCGGCAACCGCCTTGAACTCGCCGAAATCGAGGCAGTGTTGCGGGAGCACCCCGAGGTGACCGGCGCCGCCGTGGTCACCGTCGGCGACCTCAGCGCGGACGCCGTCCTGGTGGCCTTCGTGGTGGCCCACCCCACCGAGGGCATCGTCGAGCGGCTGTGGGAGCACGCCAGGGCGAAGCTGCCCTCGTCGGCGGTGCCGCACGACTTCGTGCTCACCGATGAACTCCCCACCAACGCCAACGAGAAGGTGGACTATCCGCACCTCACCCGGCTGGCCACCGCCCGCCGGGCCGCGGCCGGCCACGGCGCGGCGGCGGAACACCACGAGGACCCCCTGGTCGACGCGCTGCTCTCGATGTTCCGCGAGCTGCTCGGCCGCGAGGACGTCACCGCCGATGCGAACTTCTTCGTCCTGGGCGGGCATTCGCTCCTCGCCGCGCTGCTGGTGCAGCGGATCCAGGAGTCCTTCGGGGCGGAGATGCGCCTCGCCGAGTTCTTCGCACTGCCCACCCCCCTGGGGCTCGCCGCCTTCCTGCGGTCCCGCGGAGTGGAGCCCGGTACCGGCTGA